A single Plasmodium gaboni strain SY75 chromosome Unknown, whole genome shotgun sequence DNA region contains:
- a CDS encoding exported protein (PHISTa), translating into DNLFNESKASIQKYLDNDILERTDGYGFKYFVYDEMWKLYIYKFSKEVAIEEVEYTNKFFSLIKDKHTYDDILKFIYSFLENFKTIINELHKKHHKDLLETVAKHVNKKK; encoded by the coding sequence GATAATCTATTCAATGAGTCAAAGGCATcaatacaaaaatatttagaTAATGATATTCTCGAACGTACTGATGGATATGGTTTTAAATACTTTGTATATGATGAAATGTGGaagttatatatttacaaattTTCTAAAGAAGTAGCAATTGAAGAAGTAGAATACACTAATAAGTTTTTTAGTTTAATTAAAGATAAACATAcatatgatgatatattaaaatttatttattcattcttagaaaattttaagactataataaatgaattacATAAAAAACATCATAAGGATCTCTTAGAAACTGTTGCCAAACATGTgaataa